DNA sequence from the Psychrilyobacter piezotolerans genome:
CTTATTTTTTCCTTACCATTATTTTTTATTTCAATCTCAATCTCTTTTTTTACCAGATTATTCCCTAAAGAATAACTGTTTTTTATTTTTTTCTCCACTATAACTTTAAAATTTTTGTTTAATCTCAAATCATACTTCTCTCCCCTGGGAATAAATCCCAGATTTGAATCTCCTACAAAAATTTTACCATCCCACACATATATTCTTCCCATGGGAATAGTTGTATCACCTATATTTTTCACCTCTATTATCCTGGTTGGATTTTTAGAGTATTCCCTGGTCCAGTATACATATTTCTGAACCAAGTTTACTTTCTTTGTCTCTAATTTTATGTTTTTTTCACTGTTTTTTTTCAAGTTAAGTCTGTCTTTTAAGTTGTATTCTATCCTGTCGTTAGATTCCCCTATGAAGATATTATCCGCCATTTCTGTCATTACAGATTTCATCCCATAGACCCTTGGAGTCGGAAGTTCAGCTATGATTTTTACACCTGCATCTTCCAGATCCATCCCTGTATTGTTATAGACCTTTCCCCATGTTTCTAACTTCATCTTATCTATATCCAGTTTATGAGATATATTTAGATTTATTCCTCCCGTTATATAGGATATAGTCAATTTTTTATACGGATTCCCCACATTCATAATCAGTTTATTCTCAGTTTTTATCTCTGTATCACCTAATTTAATATCAGGGTCATTTAAGATATAGACCTCCCCTGTTTTTATATCTTTCCCAACCAGATTTTTCCCAAAATCAAGGAGTACCAGGTCATAGGTCTTCCCATTTTTTTCAGCCCGAATAATCTTCCCCAGATAAGATTTCAATATGGTGTTGGAGTCTGCATTTTTTTCTAATTCCACTCCTTTGAGATCTCCCCCTGTCAAATTAATAGAACTGATATCTATATTTTTAGAGACTCCCCCGTAGGTTATCCTGTCTTTATCTCCATCATCTTTTAACTCCAGAGATTCATTGACAACTACCTTGTTAGGATATATTGTGATCTCCCTGTCCCTGGTATTTTCAACCCTGTAGGCAAATAAATTTATAGAACACAATAAAAATAAAACTGTCTTTTTCATAACTTCCCTCCTGCCTCTGTTAGATCAGCACTGTCCCCCTTTAGTTTCACAACAGAATCTTTTTCTATAACAATCCTGGCATTGGACCTCTGCTCCATATCGTTATTATTACCAGACCCTCCTACACTTACACCAATACTTATATAACTTCTGGGATTCCAGCTCACTACATACTCCCCTGGAACCAGATAGTATTCATGGCCTAAATTAACCACATCTCCACTTATAAACACCCTCTCAGCTCTTCCTTCAAATCTTATCTTTACAGCACCATCAAAATCTTGGTTTTTTAATATTTTTCCCTCTTTTTTTTCTGCAGAACTGCATCCTGCTATGGTCAATAACGTCACTATTATAAATATAATTTTTTTCATATGGACCTCCTGTTTACACCAAGATCACAAAGATTTTTTCTTGGTTTTAACCGAAGTTTATAGTCGTTGAGCTTTGGCAATAGTGTTTCTACAATGACGATTGTGACTTACCCAGCGCAAACTATTCTCGCTTCGGTTTCTCTTTGACATCGTAATTTTCTTATAACTATAAGAAAATTTCGTACTCGTCAATCGAGAAAACATAAGAAGGAAGAGTTCGAACTTTAGAACCCATTCCTTGTTGTCGTTTGCCCTTTCGCAAATGGTAAACTATCGTAAGAGCTTCGAAGTATAGCCTCGGTTTCTCTTTGACATCGTAATTTTCTTACAACTATAAGAAAATTTCGTACTCGTCAATCGGTTCATATTTAAAATTAAGTTTAAATTACACTTAATTTTAATAATCGTGGAATCTCCATAGAAAGGAAGAGTCTTAGTTTTCCATATCTTCCTCTATGAGCTTTTTCAGCTCTTCTAAAATTTCATCCTCTTTGACTGTCTTTATTACTTTTCCTTTTTTAAAAAGTACTCCTACACCATTTCCGCCAGCCACACCATAGTCGGCTTCACGAGCTTCACCGGGACCGTTTACCACACATCCCATAACTGCTATCTTGATCTGTTTTCCATAGTCAGAAAACTTTTTCTCCACTTTTTTAGTCAGTCCTATCAGATCAATCTCGGTTCTCCCGCAGGTCGGGCAGGAGATGATCTCCGTTCCTGCCTCTCCTATACCCAACACTTTCAAGATCTCCCTGGCTACACCTATCTCCTCTGTGGGATCTTCTGTCAAGGATACCCGGATAGTATCTCCTATTCCATCTATTAAAAGACTTCCTATCCCTATGGCTGATTTTATACTTCCCTGAAAATAAGTTCCTGCCTCAGTCACTCCCAGATGTAATGGATAATCTATCTTCTCCGCTATTATTTGATAGGCTTTCCTCATTATCTTTACATTACTTGCTTTGAGAGATATTATTATATTTTCAAATTCGTATTTTTCAAGCAGATTTATATGGTACATCCCACTTTCTACCAGAGCCTCAGGTGTTACTTTCCCGTATTTTTTTAAGATCTCTTTTTCCAGAGATCCGCCGTTTACCCCTATCCTGATAGGTATATTATACTCTTTGGCTTTATCCACTACTTCTTTTACCCTTTCGTCAGATCCTATATTTCCCGGGTTTATACGGAGCTTATCTATCCCGTTTTCTATCGCCAGCAACGCTAATTTATAGTCAAAATGAATATCTGCCACCAGGGGAATACTGATTTGTTTTTTTATCTCCTTTATGGCCTCTGCCGCTGCTATATTATT
Encoded proteins:
- a CDS encoding membrane lipoprotein lipid attachment site-containing protein, with the protein product MKKIIFIIVTLLTIAGCSSAEKKEGKILKNQDFDGAVKIRFEGRAERVFISGDVVNLGHEYYLVPGEYVVSWNPRSYISIGVSVGGSGNNNDMEQRSNARIVIEKDSVVKLKGDSADLTEAGGKL
- the ispG gene encoding flavodoxin-dependent (E)-4-hydroxy-3-methylbut-2-enyl-diphosphate synthase; protein product: MKNTKRIKVGDIYIGGSEDVIIQSMTNTNTADVKKTVAQIKKLESLGCQLVRVTVNNIAAAEAIKEIKKQISIPLVADIHFDYKLALLAIENGIDKLRINPGNIGSDERVKEVVDKAKEYNIPIRIGVNGGSLEKEILKKYGKVTPEALVESGMYHINLLEKYEFENIIISLKASNVKIMRKAYQIIAEKIDYPLHLGVTEAGTYFQGSIKSAIGIGSLLIDGIGDTIRVSLTEDPTEEIGVAREILKVLGIGEAGTEIISCPTCGRTEIDLIGLTKKVEKKFSDYGKQIKIAVMGCVVNGPGEAREADYGVAGGNGVGVLFKKGKVIKTVKEDEILEELKKLIEEDMEN